A region of the Roseiconus lacunae genome:
GCGTTTGTACGGCCCCATCGTCGAACCGCTCGAATCGGTGGAACGTTTGCTGCGCAAAGAACTGCAAAGCCCGTACGAAGACGTCGCCGCTTTGCTCCGTCATGGTGTGAATCTTGGCGGCAAACGACTCCGCCCCGCGATTCACTTGTTAATCGCCGACGCCCTCGGTGGCGCCGCCCACAATAACGTCGTCATCGCCACCGTTCTTGAGATGGTGCACACCGCAACGCTGGTCCACGACGACGTGCTCGACGATGCGTCGACCCGGCGGCACGTCGAAACGGTCAATGCGAAATGGAACAACCACACCAGCATCTTGCTGGGCGACTATTTGTTTGCCCAAAGTTTCCGCCTGTCGGCGACGCTGGACAACACTCGTACCTGCCAGTGGGTCGGCGAAGCGGCGCGGCTGGTGTGCGAAGGTGAGTTGCGTCAGGTCTTACACCGCGACTGGCTAGAACTCGACGAGCCGACGTACTTCGCGATGATCCGTGGCAAGACCGCCGAACTTTGTCGCGTCGCCTGCTCGCTGGCTGCCGCCGAAGCGGGCTGCGACGAGGCGACGATTGACGCCATCGCCGCTTACGGCGACAACCTTGGAATCGCGTTTCAAATCGCCGACGATTACCTTGATCTCTGGGGCGATGACGATTCGGTCGGCAAGACGCTCGGCACCGATTTGCAACAAGGCAAGTTGACCCTACCGATCATTCGGTTGCTCGAGACGGCGAAGGACAAGGCAACGATCATCGAGATCCTCAGCGGCAACCCGGACGAGCGACTCGATCGCATCCGGCCGTACCTCGACCGATCAGACGCGCGCCGCTACACCGCCGACACCGCGGCCCAATTCCGCGATCGCGCGCTCGCGGGCCTTGGCAATCTCCCGGAATGCGACTCACGTCGCTGCCTCACCGAAATCGCCTACTTCTCGATCGACCGCACCTTCTGAAAAAAGGTGTCAGGACTGAATGGCACTGCCGCTTTACAGCGTAGGGTTGCGACGGTTTTGGTGATGACCGCCCAATCGGGTTTCCTACGCAGCATTGGCAAGTTGCCGGTCGTATTCTGATCTGGGTTTTGACATCAGTTTCAATACCTTCGGTCGCCTTTTATTGACACGTGGTTCAACGAGATCGGGACGGTGCCCAATGACTTCATCCAATGGCTGACTTTGACCGAGCTCGACCAAGGCTTCATTTGTTCCACGTGCACCACACAGCAGCCAGTTCGTTGCCAACAGTGTCATGCAGCGGGTAAAGCTCATTGAACGCACGTCTCGGTTGGAAGCCGCACCAGACTGCAGCATCTTCATGCGAATTAAATTGTAGGCTAGTAAGCATGACCAGAGCTCACGGCGAACCATCTCGGGCGTCTTGGCGCGAAGGTGTTCCATCTCAAGCGAACATTTGATGGACTCAATGTCCAGCTCCACAATCCATCGGCTCCGGTAGAGTGAAGCGATCCACTCGGCCGGACAACTTTTGTGATCGAGCATTGTTGTCGCCACGGTGAAGCCTTCGGTGCGGAAGCCAGGACGATTCACTTTAACGTCCACCAATCGCACTTCCAGTTGATCCGGTATTGAATCATAGTCTTCCTCGCTCATCCATGACGGGCGAGTCGGACGAAGCCAAGTCGTTGTTCGTTGATGCTTACTTATCTTCTTTGCTGCGACCGGGCAGTCTTCTCGCTTGTGGTGATTCTTCATGGCCACTTCGATTCCGTTGATCTGGCAATAGGCGAGCAGCCAATAGGAGCAATAGAAACTGTCTGCGACGATGATGTCGCCACGGTGGAGATTGGGGAAAAGCTGTCTTAGCAACGCAGTTTCGCCCGACTGCTTGCCGGCATAGGGGCCTATCGCCAAGTCGATCAAGAGTCCGGTCGCCATACTAATGAGCGAAACGCAGCGAAGCATCGGAAATCCAAGTCCCTCTTTCTGCGAGGGATTTTGTGGGTACTCTTGTTGGTTGGCAGGTGTATCCGCAGCGTCGACAGTAAACCCATCAACCAAGATCACGCGACCAGCAATTGACTTCTTCCGCACCCGCCCGACAACATCAGGGGTCAACGTCTCTTCGGCCATGTCTTCATCAATCGCATCAACTAGATCCTCGGAGCACTCGCATCGCTGAGCAATCGTTTGAGTCAGCCAAGCGATCGATCCGACCGGCAGCTTGTGTCGAGCACGTGAGTAGGCTCCGGTGCTGGTGTCGCCAACGACTCGCCCTTGGCACGCCCACCAAGAAGCGATACGTGTTACCGCAGCGGTGAGGCTGCGTTGTGTCTTGGTAAAGAGTGCCTGTGAAACCAAAGCCCAGAGAACAAGGGCGGGTGTGTAGACGGCGTCGTCATCGGCTCCAAAGTCGACATCGAATCTATCGAAGGCCTCTTCGAACAATTCGCCTTGAATGACATCACTGAGCGGCAATGTATCACATTGCATCATGGAGTCACGAAACACCTGTACTGACGCAGCACCACGCGGGCGTTTTGAGTAAAACGACATGGACCATCCCTGACCAAAGTCATCACACCCAACCCAGGGACGGCCACGTCGAGCAGGATTTTACGAAGGCAGGACGCCACGTCGAAACGCCAACTTCAAACTGCGAGACAAAAACAGCAAAAATTCAATCCGCACATCAGTGCGATCCTGAACGCTGCGCCAAAGTTAGCCATGGGTAGCCGAAAACAGCGGCAGGGCCAACCGTGTCAGGTCTCTTTTCGATGTTGAGAGCAGGCGTATGACGCGAAAGACTATTTTGCTGGTGTGACCGATCGTGGGGTGCCGGCGGCGTGTTCCCGCTGCAGCGAGGTAACACGGTGTGACCTTCCCTCCAGACGGTAACGCTTTCCGTCCGGGCCAGAGAGTCGCTGCAAATTAGAACGCCGCACCATTTGCAGGCCACACGAAGGTGTTGTTTCTTTCGCAGAGCCCAACTGCTTGTCGTAGGCAATGCCCCACAACCGCACCCGACGAACCAACGACGCCGTGACCGGTTCTTGAACGCTTTCCGCCCGCGCGGCGACGATCGAGGTGTCTTCGCATAGCCGCAATAGATGAATCACATCGGCGAAATTGACCTGGGCATCCCGCTCTTGAATCAGCACCACGTCGCCCGATGCCCGCTCCAAACCGGTTTGCCCGGCAGCTTCCAGACCTCGCGGTCGATCGTGACGCAAAAATCGAATCACGTCGGACTGATCGGCCAACTGCTGACAAATCTCGGCGCTTCCGTCGCGACTTCCGTCGTCAACGATGATGATTTCCGACGGGCTGATCTCGACAAACGAGTCAACTAAACGCGGAAGGCTGGCGACCAACGCGTCGATCCGCGCCGCGATCTCGGCCTCGCAATTGCGAATCGGCAGTACGATCGAGATCCTGACTGGCATTCCGTTGGATATCCGTGGAACGAGACTTCTTGCCGCGACTAAACTACTTATCGACGTCGCCGACGAAGCAAATTCAGTAACCGCGTCGCTCGCGTCTGAAAGAACTTCTTCATTCTCGCGGGTCGTTCCGCCGAAAACGAATCTTCCTATAATCCGGAGGCCGAGCCCCCGGAAGTCGCGACGAACTTCAGGAAGCACCACGAAGCTGCTCGAGCGAAAACGAATGGGGCATCTCCCATGATCGTTACACCTTGACACATCAATGACTTGACGGAGCCAGACGCTTTGAATTCCAACATCGTGGCCGACTTTTCAAGAGGCGTCGACGGACTGCTGCCAGCGATCGCGCAAGACGAGGCAAATGGCGAAGTCTTGATGATGGCATGGATGAACGAAGAAGCGTTGCAAGCGACTCTGGACGAAGGCTACGCCGTCTACTACAGCCGCAGCCGAAAATCACTGTGGCGAAAAGGCGATACGAGCGGCCACCGACAAAAAGTCTCGCAAGTTCGCGTCGACTGCGATCAGGATTGCATTCTCCTAAAGGTCAACCAGATCGGCGCTGCCTGCCACGAGGGCTACCGAACCTGTTTTTTCCGCAAAGTCGATGACGACAAGCAAACACTGACGATCGTTGAAGAACGCCTCGTCGATCCGAACGACGTCTACGGAAAGTAGTGCACAACGTTGCTGTATTCGGTGTTGCTGTATTCGGTCAGCTACGAACCACACGGATCGCATCGGCGAGTGGGTGTTGGTTATGTTTATTGCGACAAAACCGTGGCTAACGCCATGCGGCTGATCGCAGACATACACACAACCGTGGCTAACGCCATGCGGCTGATTATGAAGTAAAGACGAAGGTCGGATACGCCGCACCGCGAATGCGCCGGCGAGTTCCGCTTCATCGCCCCCACGAATCGGCAAAGCGTTCAAAAATCGTTACTTATTGGAAGCACCGGACGACGCCTTCGTCATCGGCGACGAACAGCTGCTTGCCCGCGATTGCGACACCGGAAACGAAACTGCCACGAATTTCGTAAACCCACTTTTCGGAACCATCGTCAACCGACAGGCGAACCAAGCGTCCATCCGAAGCCGGGACCCAAACGTCATCGCCGGCGATCACCGGCGACGCATCGGCGCGACGACGCAAGGTGTAACGCCACAATCGCTTGCCGGTTTTCAGATCCAGTGCATCGATGTTCTTGCGTTGGCTGGACACGATGGCCACTTTGTCATTAATCGCGGCGCTACTGCGGTACTCCTGACCTTGATCGAAATCTTCGTATCGCCAAAGCATTTTTTTCTGCTTCCAGTCGAATCCAAAGACAACGCCATCCATGATCGGAACAATCGCAAATGCGTCGCGAACGGCCGGAGTGCTGCCGGTCGGACCATCGATTGGCCATTGGTCCCCGGCGGCTTGCCCCGTTTTCAAGTCAACGCCGTGTAGCTTCGCATCACACCCGCCCAACAGCGTCATTTCACCGGCAATGGTGGGTGAACAGCGAATCTGGTCGTCGGCTTGATAAGTCCACACAGGCTTACCGGTTTCCAAGTCATAGCAGTACAATTTCCCATCTTGGCTGGCGACCAGGACCTGGTTGCCAAACACCGTCGCCGAGCCACTGATCTCGCCATCGGTCGATTGTTTCCATAGCTGCTTGCCGTCATCGAGGGCGAGTGCGTAAACACTGCCATCGATATCACCGGCGATCACTTTGTCACCGGCGATGATCGGAGAGGCGAGAAAGCCGGTATCGAAATCGTGCCGCCAAACTTGCTTGCCATCCGAGCGTGACAAGGCATACAGGGTGCCCATCACGTCCCCGACGACGACGCGATCGCCGCTGACAACGGGAGTCACCTCGATGGCCTCATCTGCCTTGAACTCCCACACGACAGTGAGCGAATCCGGTAGCTCTGTCGCGACCGATCCGGATGACTGGACATCACCGCGTGGAAACGGCCAGTCCTGAGCGACTAACGATTCAGGACCGGCCAGCCCGATGCCGACCCAAACCAGAGTTACCAGGGAAATGGCAAAGCGGCAAATCTGGTGAACCCTTGCGGTCAAACCATAGTCGGTCATCGTGAACTCCGATCTGTTTTGGTGGAAATATCGCCCCCCCCTGCTCGTCGCAGAATCAGCGATTTATTATACGTCGACAGGTCACCCAGAGAGACTTGGCATCGCCCTCGCCGCATAAATCCGTCTGCACAGAGTCTCCTTCGTGGAAGCGGCTCCTTCGTGGTAGCGGCCACGATGCCATGTTCGCCCGCCCGGGTGGTTATCGACCTAGACTACGACATTGACCGGAGTTTGACGCAGCATTCGGATAAATGCCCGCCAACGATCCGGCCTTTTTATTATCGCGACAACTTTCGAATTGAATACATATGATTTGCGTAAGCCTCGGCCGTAGCCGCCATGCTCGGATGATTGGCGAACACCAACAGTTGGTCGAGCAAGGGGCCGAGTTGGTCGAATTGCGTGTCGACTACATCGGCCGTGCCGTCAATCTGGGTCGACTGATGGACAATCGGCCCGGTCCAATTGTCATCACCGCCCGCCGCAGGGTCGACGGTGGTCGCTGGACGAAAAGCGAACAAGAACGCTTGATGCTGTTGCGATCTGCAATCGTTGCCGGCGCCGAATACGTCGATATCGAGACCGATATCGCGTCTCAGATCCCGCGTTACGGGACGACCAAACGAATCATCAGCTACCACGATTTCGAAGGCACCCCGGAAAATCTCGAAGACCTGCACGCGGCGATGGCTGAGGAGGACGCGGACATTGTCAAAATCGCGACCATGGCCAACACGTTTCGTGACAACGTCCGGATGCTGAACCTCGTTAAGAACGCCAAGGTCCCGACGATCGGGATTTGCATGGGCGAAATCGGCATGCTGACCCGGATTCTCGCCAGCCGTTTTGGATCGCCCTTCACCTACGCCACCTACAGCGTGGACAAGAAGATGGCCCCAGGGCAGCTCAATTGGAAGGACATGACACGTTTGTACGACGTCAAAACCATCGACCAGGAAACAGAACTCTTTGGCGTGATCGCCGACCCGGTCGGACATAGCTACAGCCCGCTGATTCACAACAGCGCCTTCTTCGATCAAAAACTCAATGCGCGTTACCTTCCGTTGCGGGTCCCGCACGATGACTTGCACAACTTCATGGATTCGATCGATGCGATCGGCCTGAAAGGCATTAGCATCACAATCCCCCACAAAGAACGCTCCCTCGATTACTGCACACAGGCCGAAGCGAGTGCGAACGGGATCGGCGCGATCAACACGATGGTGTTCCACGACGGGGAACGCCTGGGATACAACACGGACTACCGCGCCGCGATGGACTGCATCATCGAAATGCTCGAACGCAAAGACGCGCCCAAGGAAAATGCGCTGCAAGGAGTGACCGCGATGGTCCTAGGTGCCGGCGGAGTTTCGCGAGCGATTTGCTGGGGACTGAAGCAACGCCAAGCCGACGTCGTCGTCACCTCGCGCACCGAAGAACGCGCCCAGCACTTGGCTTCAGAAATCGGCTGCCGTGTCGTGCCCTGGGAAGATCGCCACAACCAAAAAGTCCAATTGCTAGTCAACGGGACGCCCGTCGGGATGCACCCCAACGTTGACACATCGCCGTTTAATGCGTCGGCGCTTAACCAGTACATGGTGGTCTTCGACACCGTCTACAATCCCGAGAACACGCTGCTAATCAAGTACGCCAAGACAGCCCAGTGCCGCGTGATCACAGGTGTTGACATGTTCGTCCGTCAAGCGGCCTACCAATACAAGCTTTTTACCGGCAAAGACGCCCCAGCACGCCTGATGCGAAAAACGATCAAACAAGCGACCAACCCAGTTCAAATTCACTAACGTTGCCCAAGTTGCATCGCCAAAAATCGCAACAACGAACGCCCCGAACTCCCGTTTTCTGCCAGGGATCTACGATTGACCGACCGCATTGACGAATTGGAATTTCGCCAGGCATTGCCCGATGATGTTCCCGCGATCCACGCCTTACTGCGGCCTTTTGTGATGCAGCATCTGCTTCTCTCACGCACCAAGGCAGAGATTGTCGAGCTTTCACGACACGGTTTTGTTGCGATGATGCCACCGGCGGACTTCAACGAAAACTCACCACCGGAACGCTGCTATGGCTTTTGCGCGGTCGAAGTCTACAGCCCCAAGCTTGCCGAACTGCAATGCCTAGCCGTCCACCCGGACTACCAGAATGCCGGCGTGGGGAAAAAGCTGGTGCAGATGTGCGTCCAGCGAGCGCGTGATTTGGGGATCATGGAAGTCATGGCGATTAGCTCGTCCGAACGCTTTTTGCAAAGCTGCGGATTTGATTACTCACTTCCCGACCAGAAGCGCGCGCTGTTCCATCAGCTCCGCCCCCGCCCCTACGAAGATCGCGAGTAAAACGCCCGCTGCGTTTGCCTCGATTCAGACTTGAAGCTCGGGACCGAAGAAGCCGCAGAGGCATTGCCCCCGGCGGCTAAGCAGTTGAACACGAATGATTCGGCTTAGGTCATTACACTCTTCCCGCGGGGAGAGTCGGGCCTTCAAGCCCGGAGAGGCCACCCTCCCCGGCCGTTTGCTTTCCCAACACCCCCGCGAGCGGGCGGGTGTTATCCAGATGTTTACACCCAACGACTCGTGTTTACCTGCTTAATTGCGGGACGCAATTCACTTGACCAACTTGTCGATCGCTTCATCAAGCTCGTTGGCGCCGATGTTGTTACTGACCACCGCACCGGTTTTGTCGATCAGCATCATC
Encoded here:
- a CDS encoding polyprenyl synthetase family protein; this encodes MDASNTFDKRSPSPRVERGGSERETSSASRSQGVGPSHNGRTSNQPVASLLGRLYGPIVEPLESVERLLRKELQSPYEDVAALLRHGVNLGGKRLRPAIHLLIADALGGAAHNNVVIATVLEMVHTATLVHDDVLDDASTRRHVETVNAKWNNHTSILLGDYLFAQSFRLSATLDNTRTCQWVGEAARLVCEGELRQVLHRDWLELDEPTYFAMIRGKTAELCRVACSLAAAEAGCDEATIDAIAAYGDNLGIAFQIADDYLDLWGDDDSVGKTLGTDLQQGKLTLPIIRLLETAKDKATIIEILSGNPDERLDRIRPYLDRSDARRYTADTAAQFRDRALAGLGNLPECDSRRCLTEIAYFSIDRTF
- a CDS encoding IS4 family transposase, with the translated sequence MSFYSKRPRGAASVQVFRDSMMQCDTLPLSDVIQGELFEEAFDRFDVDFGADDDAVYTPALVLWALVSQALFTKTQRSLTAAVTRIASWWACQGRVVGDTSTGAYSRARHKLPVGSIAWLTQTIAQRCECSEDLVDAIDEDMAEETLTPDVVGRVRKKSIAGRVILVDGFTVDAADTPANQQEYPQNPSQKEGLGFPMLRCVSLISMATGLLIDLAIGPYAGKQSGETALLRQLFPNLHRGDIIVADSFYCSYWLLAYCQINGIEVAMKNHHKREDCPVAAKKISKHQRTTTWLRPTRPSWMSEEDYDSIPDQLEVRLVDVKVNRPGFRTEGFTVATTMLDHKSCPAEWIASLYRSRWIVELDIESIKCSLEMEHLRAKTPEMVRRELWSCLLAYNLIRMKMLQSGAASNRDVRSMSFTRCMTLLATNWLLCGARGTNEALVELGQSQPLDEVIGHRPDLVEPRVNKRRPKVLKLMSKPRSEYDRQLANAA
- a CDS encoding glycosyltransferase family 2 protein; translated protein: MPVRISIVLPIRNCEAEIAARIDALVASLPRLVDSFVEISPSEIIIVDDGSRDGSAEICQQLADQSDVIRFLRHDRPRGLEAAGQTGLERASGDVVLIQERDAQVNFADVIHLLRLCEDTSIVAARAESVQEPVTASLVRRVRLWGIAYDKQLGSAKETTPSCGLQMVRRSNLQRLSGPDGKRYRLEGRSHRVTSLQREHAAGTPRSVTPAK
- the hisI gene encoding phosphoribosyl-AMP cyclohydrolase; translation: MNSNIVADFSRGVDGLLPAIAQDEANGEVLMMAWMNEEALQATLDEGYAVYYSRSRKSLWRKGDTSGHRQKVSQVRVDCDQDCILLKVNQIGAACHEGYRTCFFRKVDDDKQTLTIVEERLVDPNDVYGK
- a CDS encoding outer membrane protein assembly factor BamB family protein, with the protein product MTDYGLTARVHQICRFAISLVTLVWVGIGLAGPESLVAQDWPFPRGDVQSSGSVATELPDSLTVVWEFKADEAIEVTPVVSGDRVVVGDVMGTLYALSRSDGKQVWRHDFDTGFLASPIIAGDKVIAGDIDGSVYALALDDGKQLWKQSTDGEISGSATVFGNQVLVASQDGKLYCYDLETGKPVWTYQADDQIRCSPTIAGEMTLLGGCDAKLHGVDLKTGQAAGDQWPIDGPTGSTPAVRDAFAIVPIMDGVVFGFDWKQKKMLWRYEDFDQGQEYRSSAAINDKVAIVSSQRKNIDALDLKTGKRLWRYTLRRRADASPVIAGDDVWVPASDGRLVRLSVDDGSEKWVYEIRGSFVSGVAIAGKQLFVADDEGVVRCFQ
- the aroE gene encoding shikimate dehydrogenase, whose product is MICVSLGRSRHARMIGEHQQLVEQGAELVELRVDYIGRAVNLGRLMDNRPGPIVITARRRVDGGRWTKSEQERLMLLRSAIVAGAEYVDIETDIASQIPRYGTTKRIISYHDFEGTPENLEDLHAAMAEEDADIVKIATMANTFRDNVRMLNLVKNAKVPTIGICMGEIGMLTRILASRFGSPFTYATYSVDKKMAPGQLNWKDMTRLYDVKTIDQETELFGVIADPVGHSYSPLIHNSAFFDQKLNARYLPLRVPHDDLHNFMDSIDAIGLKGISITIPHKERSLDYCTQAEASANGIGAINTMVFHDGERLGYNTDYRAAMDCIIEMLERKDAPKENALQGVTAMVLGAGGVSRAICWGLKQRQADVVVTSRTEERAQHLASEIGCRVVPWEDRHNQKVQLLVNGTPVGMHPNVDTSPFNASALNQYMVVFDTVYNPENTLLIKYAKTAQCRVITGVDMFVRQAAYQYKLFTGKDAPARLMRKTIKQATNPVQIH
- a CDS encoding GNAT family N-acetyltransferase, which gives rise to MTDRIDELEFRQALPDDVPAIHALLRPFVMQHLLLSRTKAEIVELSRHGFVAMMPPADFNENSPPERCYGFCAVEVYSPKLAELQCLAVHPDYQNAGVGKKLVQMCVQRARDLGIMEVMAISSSERFLQSCGFDYSLPDQKRALFHQLRPRPYEDRE